One Aspergillus oryzae RIB40 DNA, chromosome 2 genomic window carries:
- a CDS encoding uncharacterized protein (predicted protein) — protein sequence MTSTFFSSTQPLHFEELHYRSLIQEATYSSYVNHHSTRLIPSILLLLATNIHQSAIANMSMLKQLTSITIRLGQPFKTANLRAQPLIQPINQNRRAFHASPRPQTTHQQKEEESRFHDRNMLDPQRNEGTQTGTDNEVAGHPSAFDPNTTRPETEVQESENESQQQGKVSNPLNVSPGNTEVSGTRPTQEGLPDRNEEKEATSGRGAARKNKEVNKPKN from the exons ATGACGTCAAC gtttttttcttcaactcaaCCTCTCCATTTCGAAGAGCTCCATTACCGTTCTTTAATACAG GAAGCTACTTATTCGTCTTATGTCAACCACCATTCTACTAGACTTATACCTTCAATTCTCCTGCTGTTAGCAACAAATATTCACCAATCCGCTATCGCAAACATGTCAATGCTCAAGCAACTCACCTCAATTACTATCCGGCTGGGCCAGCCCTTCAAAACCGCCAACCTCCGAGCCCAGCCACTCATCCAGCCAATCAACCAAAACAGGCGAGCCTTCCATGCCTCCCCAAGACCTCAAACAACCCAtcagcagaaggaggaggaaagtaGATTTCACGATCGGAACATGCTTGACCCTCAGCGAAACGAAGGCACCCAAACGGGTACGGACAATGAAGTCGCTGGCCATCCATCCGCCTTTGACCCAAACACGACGAGACCTGAGACCGAAGTCCAAGAGTCCGAGAATGAGAGCCAACAGCAAGGTAAAGTTAGCAACCCGCTGAACGTTAGCCCGGGAAATACCGAAGTGAGTGGCACACGACCGACGCAGGAGGGCCTACCGGATCggaacgaagagaaagaggcgACGAGTGGAAGGGGAGCGGCGCGGAAGAATAAAGAGGTGAACAAGCCAAAGAATTAA